Part of the Antechinus flavipes isolate AdamAnt ecotype Samford, QLD, Australia chromosome 2, AdamAnt_v2, whole genome shotgun sequence genome is shown below.
AATGATTTGTCAGACTGTTAGTAAATGACACATCAGAGcaacttttcctgactccaaatccagtgccctTTTCCCCTTCATCCCCTTCCCATCACTGACTATTTCAAAGCAGTCAGTAATATCAAACCACTTCTTAGTTTTATCTTCCTGATCTCATCTGCCTGGGTCTAACTGGTCTCATGGTGTGTTCGGGTCCGCACCAAGCAATTTCAAGGAACGATGGCTCGGACCCACATTTAGGAAGCAGGAGGCGACCAGCCAGGAACAGACAGCCAGGCCTTTCCCACAAGCAGTTGTGAGTTGATGTGACTTAGTCACAGGTAACGAAGTGAATAAACTCCTAGGCCTGCAATGGgggggacccgagttcaaatgtggtctcacaTACCTTTATCCATAGGGTCATGTactgctatctcatttgattctcacaataacctgtGATGGAGGAATTATGTTGGCTTAactttacatttgagaaaaatgaggcagattTACCTCACATAGGGtttaaccctgggcaaatctgcctcatttttctcaaatgtaaagtTAAGCCAACGTAATTCCTCcatcacaaggttattgtgagaaccAAACGAGATAgcctaggtgcttaataaattcttggtcCCCtagccttcccctttcttccccggACAGGACAGCTAATCCTTTAGGTCACTACAAAGTTCCTTCTATTCTTTCCAAATGGATTTCtccagaaggaggaagaaaaagaagggggatgATGAGGTTCAAGCATCATAATAGAGTAACATAATACTGCAAGTTTATTTAATGTTGTTGATTTGAATCCTCCCTCTACCAGTTCAACTTGTAGCCCTTCTGTAACATAGCagatggttgttgttgtttttttttttttaaagagttattgcAGCCAAAAACTTCATCACCCTGCAGCTTGGCGACAAGCTCCTTCCTCCAGAAAGCTTCCAAAAGCATCACCTGAAATAGCCTCTCCCTCTGCATCTAGACGGCTCATGAGGACAGTAGGGAGTCAGTCAGAATGAACAGGCCTCTCTGAGAGCCTGCCTGCCCATCACACCAGCTGCCCTGCGAGCCCTGGGGCTCGTGAGGCTCCAAACCCAGCCCCTGGTTCCAGGCCCGGTGGCCTTCCCGTTACCGCTGACTCATGGACAGTTTGAGAGAAGGTGCCCTGCAACAGAGGGGCTTCGCCGCTGGTCCCTCTCCTTGCCGGCAGTCTGTGGGCTGGGACGCCGGTGGGATGGCCCAGGCAGGGCGAGAGCCGGCCTCGGTGCGGCTCCCCCGGGCTCACTACCCCTCTCTCGCCAGGTTTGGCAGCAAGGAGGAGTACATGTCCTTCATGAATCAGTTTCTGGAACACGAGTGGACAAACATGCAGCGGTTCCTGCTGGAGATCTCTAACCCAGAGACCATCTCAAACACAGCCGGCTTCGAGGGCTACATCGACTTGGGGCGGGAGCTCTCCACTTTGCATTCCCTGCTCTGGGAGGTCATTTCTCAGTTCGAGCAGGTACCGCAGGgctgagggggaagggggaggaggaggaggaaggagaagacgTTTAAAATAGATTGGTGATATCGGAGAATGTAGAATCTTAGAAGCCGGAGAGACTTGAGGTCACAGGAGAGCTGGAAGGCTTTTTCTGCGTAGCGTGTTAGAAGAGAACAAGAGAGCCCTGAGGTCCTCTGcagtgaaaggagaaaggggaaggccATCAGATAAGACCTAGGGAGCCCCTCTCTTCTTTGTGTCCATTCCTCAGCAGGTAATATCTGCGTCTCACCGTCTCTCTGCAGAGCACGGTCACCAAGCTCGGGCCTCTGCCTCGCATCCTGAGGGACGTCAACACAGCCCTGAACAATCCAGCCAGCGTGCAGTTGTCAGTGACAGCTGAGCATGCAGCCTCTACCCCGAGCACCGGGGGCAGCATCTCTGCGGGGCTGCAGAAGATGGTCATTGAGAACGACCTGTCTGGGTAAGAGCCTTGGGGGCCAgaaggggaggtgggggggaggtcGGATCCATGAGGCTCTGCTTACAGAGGAAACGAGGAGGGGGCACCCAACGGCCGGGTCTGTACTTTATCACTCTGTAGTCTGGCTCAAATGCCTTTGAGTCTTGGTTTCTTGATGTGCAGAATGAGGGGATTGTACTAAAGCATCACTAAGGTTCCTTAAGGATTTGCGATTTTTGTAATCCACCTTCCTGGGTGGCTGTAGGAGGCAGTTAACACAATGCCTGCTGCATaccaggtgcttaataagtgttgtCGATGGATTAAATAGAACATCAATAATCCATTTCAGCCCCGCTGTGGGTCTCTATTGCAGTCGCCAACCCTGTCCGAAGTGGATccgtttccttttctttccccttggcTCTCAGAGACTGGGACTCCGTGTTTTGTAGAacttctagaaaaggaaattttgatAAAGTTTTGATAAAGTCCTTTCATGCTTCAGGAAGCCCCACATTTATGACTGATGTGTTTACCCTACAAATAGACTCctttttccatattctctctctctctctctctctctctctcacacacacacacacacacacacacacacacacacacacacactattcagGGCACCCGCTTCATCCCCAGTCACTGGCCCCCTGCTACTCCCTTGGAACCTGTTTTTGTGAGGTGTTGCTCCAGTTTAAAATTAGCCCTTAGATCTCTCCCTGCCTGGGTGCTGTGCCCCGGGGCTTGCTCTGACCAGCTCATTTATTTGCACGGAGGTGCTAATTACTAATAATGCCCTAATGTGTTTTAGTCACTGATAAACCCCTCACCCTGCTACCGTCTCCCAGAGGCACTTTATTCTGCAAGAGAATTACCATGCAGGAAAGTGTTACCCAAAGCAATTACTCTCTAACTGGGTTCTGAGGCCGTTTGGGCAGAGGAGTGGGAGTAGCCGGGTGCCTCTGTGCCCAGAATCATTCCTGTGCTTCCTTCGTCCCTGCTGAGCACACagtttcctctcctcctcttctctccttccctctctgcacTTTGTGATTCCAAGGGTTCCCTCGTCTCTGTGTCAGCCGTTCTTTGGGGTAGACGAGTTTGATGCTATTCTCCCCTGGGTCCTGGAGAATAAGACAGGAGCGTGTTGTTGCTGGGAACCCAGCTGTCTCCCTCTGCCCACTCCTGGCTGGGACTCGTCCTGtgtttctcctctccttctccaggGGAGTCTGATCTCAGCTCGTTGTAGGCTTTAGTTAAGAGCTTAGTGATGTTATGAGAACGAGAAAAGAGGCCGCGGCAGTGAGAAGCCATCCGGCCGCCATCTCCGCAGTGCCCGGGGTCAGAGAGGGACACTCAGATGGCCGTGGAGAGTGTGCGCAGTGGCCACTCGCACGGCGAGAAGCGCAGCGGCCTCTGGGGCCGACATCTGAGTCTGCATGAGCAGGAGATGGCCTGAGGGACGAAAATGGCTCTTGCTTTGGAGTCTGTCCGACAATAAGGCGTCTTTCcgggtctcagtttgctcatctggtCCATATGTCACAAAAGGAGGTCGGACTAGAGGGGATGGAGGGTCCCTTCCACTGTAAATGCCCCAGTGCTGCGGCTCCCTCCGTCCCTCCTCCTCCTCGCTCCCCCACCATGAGCCCTACGGacctccctcaccccctccctagaCCCGTGCCCATGCCTCCCTGGCTGTTTTGCTCTTCCCCAACAGTAATCTTCCTGCTTGTTCTTCCCTCGATTGATTTATTCGGTTTATTTTGCGCTTTTGCATAGCATTCAtggttcttcttcttctccctccctccccaccctcccctGTGTGTGCTTTTCTTCCCTGCAGTCTGATAGATTTCACACGGTTACCATCTCCAACCCCTGAAAACAAGGACTTGTTTTTTGTCACAAGGTCCTCTGGGGTCCAACCCTCCCCTGCCCGGAGCTCGAGCTACTCGGAGGCCAATGAGCCCGACGTGCAGATGTCCAACGGCAGCAAGAGCCTCTCCATGGTGGACCTGCAGGACAGCCGGATGTTGGATGGGGGCACGAGCACCCCCGGGGCCTCGGACCCTCTCAGTGACAGCCAGGGGTCCGCGGGGCAGCTACCGGGAGTGTGGACGGCCCGGACCCCCCAGAACAGCCTGGCGGGCATGGCCACGGTGCGGCGGGCGGGGCAGACGCCCACCACGCCCGGCACCGAGGGGGCGCCGGGCCGGCCCCAGCTGCTAGCGCCGCTGTCCTTCCAGAACCCTGTGTACCAGATGGCCGCCGGCCTGCCGCTCTCGCCCCGGGGCTTGGGGGACTCGGGCTCGGAGTGCCACAGCTCGCTGAGCTCTCACAGCAACAGTGAGGAGCTGGCGGCCAGCAAACACAGCGGGGGCGGCTTTGGGGGTGCAGCCGCCGAGGACTTGGCCCGGCGCCCCGGGGAGCTGGCGAGGCGGCAGATGTCGCTGACAGAAAAGGGTGGACAGTCCGCCGTGCCGCGGCAGAACAGCGCCGGACCCCAGCGGCGGATAGACCAGCCGCCGCCGCCACCTCCCCCCCCGGTCACCCGGGGCCGGACGCCCCCCTCCCTCCTGAACACCATGCAGTACCCCCGGCCATCGAGCGGGAGCATGCTGTCCTCCTCCCCCGACTGGCCGGGCAGCGGGGCGCGGCTCAGGCAGCAGTCGTCCTCCTCCAAGGGGGACAGCCCTGAGATGAAGCAGCGTACCATGCACAAACAGGTCAGTCCCTGCCGAACCCGGAGCCGGCCCGGCTCTGGGAGCCACGTCCTTAGAGAAGCTTCCCCATCGAATTCCCGAGGTCAGGCCCACGAGGGGCCTCTCGTGAGCTACTTCCAGGGGCCGGGGGTCCTGGAACTGGCTGAAGACACAGTTCCCTCGCCCGGCAGAGTAGTTAGTTACCTGCTTTCTTTTACACACCTCCTCCTCCATTTCACTTCCACACCTTCAAGTCTGCCTTAGATTGCATGCCCAGAGCCATCCCATGCTCCGGCCCGCGCCCGCCAGACCTCGTCACCAGCAGGGAGCTGCAGGGGGCTCCTTGAGAGTGCTGGGATGGTCGGCGGCCATTTCTCACGGGCCCTGTCCGGGCGTCCTCGATGTGCCTCGGTAGAACTTAGAGCTCCAGGGAAAGGTGGTGACTTAAGAGTAATTCCTGCCCCTCAGCAGCCCCTAGCTCTTGGTCCCTGGGGCCTTGAAGCTTCCATCCCCCAGGAAGCCGGCAGGAAGCGGCAGGCCGGGTGCGGTTGTGGGGTAGAGGCCCTGGGAGCTGCATGGACATTAATAATGACTCGCAGTTCTCAAGGGCTTTGTAGAGCATCTTTATGCACAGCCTTGTGAGGGAGAGGTGGAACTAGCGCTATCCCCGTTGCTCCATAGCCCAGTGAGGCCCAGTAATGCCAGAGCCAGGAGTGAGACCCACGCCTCTGCCCGTCAGACCCCACTGTCCTTGTGAGGGACATTTGGCTAAAAGTCCAAGTGTTGACAACTACAGGGACAGAATGTTGCCACGTTGCTCGGTAACCTGCTGCCCTCCAGGCCGTCCTGAGCCCTGGGACAAGATCCCCGCCCTGAGGCCGGTGTGGTTCAGCAGGAGCAGCCTTGGACGAGGGATGAGTGAGAGAACGTCCCGAGGATGAGCCTCAGTGGCCCTCCTGTAAAAGGAGGCAGACGGGGTCTGGAGGCCCTCCCTGACTAACCCTTGATGATTGTGAGAGCCCGGTCCCTCTGGACCTTGCAGTGATCTGAAGCCCCCTTCTGTGTGTCTTAGGCCAGTCCTCGGCCGGCCAGCACCACACTTAGGCCCTCGTGCCTCCAAAGCTGAGTGCGCACACCCCGCGGGGGCCAGCCGGCGTCCCACTGTGCCCCAGCTTGCAGAACCCTTGCTCTCCGTAGCCGTGGAGCAGGAGAGCAGCGAACGTTCAGTACGAACCGCTCTCCCCTCTAGAGACCACCGTTCTTccagtggggaaggggaggagggctgACCACAGGAGTGGTATCTTCTGCTTTGGAAAGATGAAGCATTCGAATGTTATACTTTGTCACAAGAAACTACTCgagtcttccttcttcccttctctcttgtCTTCTGTTCTCTTTGCCACTTTCTCTTTTCCTACTAGTCCCTCAATCTTTGTATCACTTATTATATTCCtatctttctctccattcttctctttatgtgtatttctcttcctatctttcaattcctttgtctctatctcaacccttctttctgttcccctctctttgtgtgtctgaatcctttcctttctttctctattaccTTATCTATTTCAGCTCCTCTTGATTTATCTTTTCTTAGCCCCTATTcttctctttatcattttctcATGCCCACTTTTTGCCCTCTGTGTTTGTTTTAgcatctccctctctccttttttcttcctcttcttcgtctttttcttcttcctcctcttttcttgctacttttttcttcatctttttcttcttctcttccttgttttttcctttcttctcctcttcctctcctttctcttctttgttttctcttgtcttctcctcttcctcattttctcctttcttctcctcttcctcttccttctcttcttcccttcatattctttcttgaactttCTCCTCACTCTTTCAGACCTACtctcttcctttgtctttctgtctcttttctcttcttcctcagtaTCTTCCTATCtcagtccttttcctttctaactCAGTTCCCCCATCCTCTTCCCTTGCTTAACCCCTGCCCTCCTTACCCCACCCTTCAGGTTCCATGCCCCTCTGGttcttgccatttatttctctggTTCTGGCTATATGTCTCATTGTAGGCCCCTTCACCTGTGAACCCCAATGCACTGGACCGCACAGCCGCTTGGCTATTGAATATGAACATGCAGTTTTTAGAAGATGAGAGCTTTGACCCAGATCCCAAACACAGGGATAAGCTAAGGAGTAAGGAGGAACTCAGCCAAGCTGAAAAGGTAACCTGAGATTGGTCCCTGGCCTTTCCATGACTGGGAGCTAGCCCTGAAGAGCTCAGGGCCTGGTGTATGGTGGACCTGCCATactggggtggggagtggggacTGAACTGGAAAGCGGGAGTGGGTACTGCAGCACAGTTGATGACCCAGGAAACAGTACTACTCAGGCATGTCCTATCCTGGGGCTGGCCCTATCCATCTTtgctttatctctttccttgatGACTTACAAAGATTATTACAGTCACATACCTGTTGAGACATCAGAATATGGTAAAAAGAATCAGAAGTCCTGAATTCCAAACCTAGTTCTGTGACCTTGTTGCTTTGTGAATTTCCCTTCTCTAAGGGACTCCAAAGTCCCCCTCAATCCTGGGGTCTTGTGGCCCCAGGGCCTTTGCCTTTGTCCCTGTACCTCTACAGGAACTATTTTGTCTTGGGCAGCTCCTCCCTCCAAAACCCCAGAGCTTAAGACAGCCTTGATTCTGACCTTGTAGTTAGGATGCTGCACAGCCTAATGAATCCACCAGAGACAGGTGAATGAAAAGTGCTCAGTGTTGTGCTGAAtgaatatgggggggggggggggggagttgctTTTGGCAACAGGGAAATTTCCTCCCATATCCATACCCATTCACTCTTAAACAAATCCTCTTCCCCAGTTGCTGTTCTAAGAACTGTGTTGGGCCATGTTGAAATTATGTTGCTATCACATCCATAGGCCTTCCAAACAGTTAGGATGTAGGAAAAATTTGTGGAATCTtctgggaaaaaacaacaaacttgGGAGTTAGCAGAATAGGCTTTAGGGTTTGGTTCTGCTCCTTCCAAGCATTGTATGGGGGTAAGAAGGGGCTGGGTTCTGCTTCTACCCCTGCTGCCTCAGTGGTCTTCATCAGGGCATTTATTGTCCTCTGTAAGTCTCATCAGATCTctcaagttccttccagctcaaaatctgaATCACCTaaaactttgggcaaatcacttaaattccccaaacctcagttttctcatatataatatGGGAGGCTTCACTTCATTTGTTCTTATTTGTGTCCACTTCTAGGTGACcacctttgagattttcttggcaaagatactggagtggtttgccatttccttccccagttcatcttacagatgaggaaattgagcctaTAAATGGGgtcaagtggcttgcccaaaATAATAGTGTCTtaagcctgatttgaactcaggaacatccgtcttcctgactccaggccccgtattctatccattgtaccacctagctgcctagatAATTTCTGAGAATACTTTTATCTCTGATATCCTGTCATTTTGTGCTAGTTGTGGGTAACTAGACATTTAGAGTCAGAGGTTCGACTAAAAGGggattttcagttctttgtcctCTTGAGATGAATATTGCAGACTTCCTGGCCTCCATCACTGTTTGTACTTGGCAAGGCTGAGGTTCTTCTGAGGAATAatggttccttctagctctggtGCCGTCTGATGGAGCTTGTCCTATTATTTGAGCTCTGCTTAAAGAGTAGAGAGGAACAAGGAGTCCAACTTTTAGGGAGGCTCAAATTTGATTAGGGAGGCCCAGTCTATCTACTTCCCATAATGCATTCCTTTACCTTCTCATTACATCAGCCATCAGCATCAGTAATTAACTGATTTCCCATTGTTTTCTGATTGTATTTATGGAGAAAGAAGCAAATGACTTGggatcagaagacctgaattcagatctgggtTCTTCTATTTGCTCCCAGAGCAATCTTGGGCTAGTTGCTTAATTTTGGATATCATTCTCCTCAGctgagggagttggattagatgacttcttaATGTCTCTTCTTTAAGATGAGGAATTACCCTTTGAATTCCCCTTCTGGAGGCAAACTCTTCCATTCGTCCCTGGGAGAGAACTTTATTCCACTTGTTGAGTGACTCAGTGAGTTCTCTGCATCTCCCTTGATGATGTTATTGGCACCTGCTCTGCAGATAGTCTTTCCCAGCTCATCTCTTGAAGTCCCAAAGAGTAGACACTCTTCTCAGTATATTTTCTTACTTATAGATATGAGAAAACTAGCAACCAGCTGACATGTTTTTTTGTCAGACATCCATGATTCACAGCTAGTACGGTGCTGTgaaaagaagacctgaattcaaatcctcttcTCACTACCTGTATATCTTTGGGATTGTCACGACTTCTCAGGCTCCTGGTTTCCCTAGCTATAAAATAGGCTTGTCTGAGGTCTATTTCTAGGTCTTAATACTATGATCCTtctccccccctttccctttGGCAAAGTAATCAGGATTAAGTAgcttactcagagtcacacagctagtaagtaataagtgtctgaggctggatttgaatttaagccCTCATGACTCAAAGGcctcctgactctatccactgtgccatctaactgccccttaaTCCtgtaatccttaaaaaaaaattcctttttcatttctatataatTTCTATAGGACTCTACCCAAATTGGTAGAATTCTGACAGCAGCCCAGTATTTCCATTCCCAGAACTGTGATAATAATGGGTATCACAGTTCTGTGTACACCTCAGCGAGGACATTCCTAAGCCCAAGTAACCTTTTGTTCTGAGCCCCGAGAGGCTCCTCAGCCTCCTCTGTGTTGCTCAGAAGAATATCCCTGCCATTTGTCGTCCTGCCTACTGTTCTCTACTAGAAACCTGCTCCCTCTGAGGTTTCTGTCTCTTGTCGGGTTGTTGAGGCCTGGGGGTCCCATCTTGCTGGAGAGGCTGTAAGGCCCTAAAGCCTTAATATTTATGTCACGGACCCCTTTGGCAATGTGGTGATGCTTATGGATCCCCTCTCAGAATGACGTTTCTGAATGCATACAATTAAAATACATGAGGGTTATAGAGGAAACAGATTTActaaatatagttatcaaaatatttgaaaagcaagTTCATGGTGATCAAGTTAAAAACTATTGCCCTAAGGAAAGCCCGCGTACCTGAAAGAGATTGTGAGTCATGGCCCGGTGTTGGTTTTTCTGTGAATTCCTGATTCTGTCCCCTCCCCCAgctctttgtatttctaatgaCATAAGGATGTACACACACAGTGAAAAATCCTTCTCGCCCCAATCCCTCAGCGGGAAACCTGGTGTCAGGAGGAAGATTTGATGTGGTATCAGCTGCTCCCCTGCCCCTGGATCTCCCCTGAAAGGAACTTAACCCTTTGGTGATTGTGCTGGGGATGGGAAGAGGAGGATCTCCTGGCTCCTCCTTGCTGGGTGATTCTGGTCATTGGATCCATCCCATCTCTGCTACCTTGCTCTGGCCTGCTTCAGGTGCTGCCTCTCCTGCTTGTTTCATGTCCAGAGCCCCATTGCTTCCGATCCCCTTTCTCAAAGTGATTTTTGGTTAttggggtttttcttttcttttttccccttctcccagtcAGACCCTGGGCTCCAGCACTGCTCTGGATCAGCCAGGCTTCGGGACTCAGTGCCCTGCCTGCCTTCCCTTTGGCCTCCCCTCAGATGGATGGATTATATCCACCTTCCTGCCTGAGCAGCCCCCTCCCACACACCCATAAATGGGAACCGGAGCCGTACATCTCGGGCTCACGCTCTGCAGCGACAGAGAGAACCCCCAGTATCCCCCTCAAACGTCTCTTCCCTCAGCACCTTTTGCCCTTGGGTCGGGCTGGAGTCCCTTATGTcttacagagagatagagaggcgCCCTGGCCCAACACTCAGCTCATTTGGGTTCGCGGGGGGCCCACGTCCCCGCTGTCAGTGAGACCCCAACGGGAAGCCCGCTAACGATTGTCCGCTCTGTGTTTGTCTTGCGTGTGCGTGCATGTGGCTGCGTGTCCCTGCTGGCGGCCTGCCCCAGCAGGACATTGTAGTGCTGCAGGACAAGCTGCGCATCTCGGCCAAGAAGCTGGAAGAGTATGAGAGCCGGTTCAAGTGCCAGGAGGAGACGACCCAGAAGCTGATGCTGGAATATCAGGCTCggctggaggagggggaggagaggttACGGAGGCAGCAGGAGGACAAGGAGATCCAGATGAAGGGGATCATCAGCAGGTGAGTCTTTCATGCGCTCTCTGTCCGAGAGTGCTCAAAGATGGAGAAGGTCTGGCGCCAGGTGCGGCTCCGCCATCGTCCCCGTGGGGCCTTGAGCGTCCGTGACTTGGGCTACCCTGTTGGCCGTTTGGGGGCCGGCTGCTGGAGTGAGTCTGCTCTCTCACTCGCTTCATGGGGGCCAAAGTGGGCCAAGACCCAAACCCATCGCGACctcttactagatgtgtgaccttacGTTTGCTCTACCTTGCAATGACGGGATTGGACCAGATGATGCTGTCTCTCTCTAAactttgttttggaaaaaaaatcattttcttgattttaggaAGATTGTGGAaaacttatatttaaaaataacaccaccaaacaaaaccaaaaaacaggtGACCAAGATGGGGGACAGCACTTCTTTTGGAAGTGACTCTTATTTCTTAAAGGACCAAAATGtcttatatacacataaaacaaACTACTGTGTGTGAAAGCACTAtggagatactttttttttttttttccaatgtctAAATTGAAAGAGCTAGTCATAAAACCCATTCATTTACTTAGGGAATTGCATGTAATTAAGGAATGCCTAGGGGTTGTTTATATTATACTGGCTTTATCAGTTAGAAAATATCTTCCTGGACCCAAGAGGGTATAGCTTGAGGTGACAGAAAGGAAGGATGACTAGAATATACGCTTCCTTACTTCAAACCTCTTGAAAAGGAGAGttttcaaaatggaaaatgcTGAAGCTAAATTGGCTTCTACATGTTCTTTATTCTTAGATCTACTTCCTTGctttaacattctgtgttctaaaggccCTTCCATGTATGATATTCTGTTTCAAGGGTTCTTCCAACTGTGACATTCTCTCTTCCAAGGACCCTTCCAGCTGTGGGAGATTTGCTATTCTAAGGGCTCTTCCAGCTGTGTGACATTCTCTGTTCCAAAGACACTTTCAGCTGTATTATGTAGTCTGTGGATACCTCGGGTTCTGACTGTGTGTAATTCTGTGATGTCCCAGGCTTGCCCAGGAGCCCAAGGCTTGCCCCCACTCACAAAGCCACCAGATCTTGTTTTCCCTGGTTCTTTCTAGAGGAAACCCTTGTACTCTTGTCCGTGGCCAGAGACAGAAGCATCTCAGTCATGGGTGTTGCtcttgtgttctctctctctaggTTGATGTCGGTGGAGGAAGAATTAAAGAAGGACCACGCAGAGATGCAGGCGGCAGTGGATTCCAAGCAGAAAATTATCGATGCCCAGGTTGGAAGCTATTTCCCCATTAATACGTCTTTGTTACTTCTCACAGATGGCAGGAGACAGTTCCTTTTGTTTATATGAATAAGCTTCCTCTAGTCTTTGTCCTCGCTTCCACCCACATGTTCTTGGGAACAGTGCTAGCCGCTTACATCTGGGGAGGTGATGCACTTGTTCTTACTTGGGGAAAGCATCGTGAAAGTCCTCAGAAGGAAAGCTTTCCCCTCACATGCGTCCTTTGACTACAGCAGCAAGAACACTATAACCGGTGGGGTTGGCTGGGATGGAATGGAGATCCTCTCTCAAAAAAGGGTCAGAAAATGTCACGTAGATAAAGTTCTGGAGTTATGCTGCCCCAACGCCTACATGAGAGTGATAGGGAGGGATTTGCCCAAATGACATTAGCATGGCTAGTTGAAGTACTGAAGAATCCAGCCTTCCATTTCTCCTTATAGCCCACAGGCCCATTATACTAGCCCTTCATTGGCAGCTTTATGGCCATGGGCCCGTGATATGAGATGAGAGAAAACTGGAAGTTACAATAAAAAAGCACAGGATAGAACTCCTTTGTTAAAAAAGCAGAGTATGTACCACATGATTTTCAAGTGAAGCTAATAGGAAAGCTGATCCGACCTAAGATGTGTCTCCAGCAACTCCCAGAATGAACTTGAAATTTTAACACAAGGAGGCAAATACAATCTCTTTTAGGTGTCATTGAAATTTGTAAAATAGGTCTCGTGACTAGAGTACAGCAAGATATTGCCTAGACATAATAGAAGAGAAAGGACATGGCATTAGAGATGagaactgaggggaaaaaaatcccaaaccacTAGATTTACAATCAAAAGCTCTACATCAGGATGCCAGTCAAGTGATTTTGGgtaaaatcatttcatctttgtggaacttgatttccttatctttaaaatggggaaaaatatatttgcacaGTGTATCTTATGGGTTGCTATAAAGAAAGtattaaggaaaatataaatgtgaGTACTATTAAGGTGTGTGggtttttttcaatgagaaagggaaagagaaagagagagagagagagagaaagagagagagagagagagagagagagagagagagagagagagacagccagCCAGCCAGACATTGattcaaaggaagagagagattcagagacagatagagagggagagaggagaggaaaaaattcgGAGATACTTCTCAAACTATAGATTGGTGAATTTGCCTTTGGCAGCATTCTAGATTGCATTATTCACAAGTAGTTTCTGAATgcttaataagaaaataaagggaCATCAGCATGGCTTTATCAAGAATAAGTCATGTCAGagtaacctcattttctttttaaaattatagtagaTTGCTACTATAATCAAGAATGGAAATAGgaatggggaaagggggaaaaggagggatttaggaaggaatgga
Proteins encoded:
- the DAB2IP gene encoding disabled homolog 2-interacting protein isoform X6, with product MVWPFLRGLDLGAGSHLMPRLKESRSHESLLSPSSAVEALDLSMEEEVVIKPVHSSILGQDYCFEVTTSSGSKCFSCRSAAERDKWMENLRRAVHPNKDNSRRVEHMLKLWVIEAKDLPAKKKYLCELCLDDVLYARTTCKLKTDNVFWGEHFEFNNLPPLRNITVHLYKETDKKKKKDKNNYLGLVNLAVASVSGRQFVEKWYPVVTPNPKGKSPGPMIRIKSRYQTVSILPMEMYKEFAEYITNNYMALCSALEPVLSVKNKEEMASALVHILQSTGKAKDFLTDLMMSEVDRCGENEHLIFRENTLATKAIEEYLKLVGQKYLQDALGEFIKALYESDENCEVDPSKCSSSDLPEHQSNLKMCCELAFCKIINSYCVFPRELKEVFASWRQECSNRGRPDISERLISASLFLRFLCPAIMSPSLFSLLQEYPDDRTARTLTLIAKVTQNLANFAKFGSKEEYMSFMNQFLEHEWTNMQRFLLEISNPETISNTAGFEGYIDLGRELSTLHSLLWEVISQFEQSTVTKLGPLPRILRDVNTALNNPASVQLSVTAEHAASTPSTGGSISAGLQKMVIENDLSGLIDFTRLPSPTPENKDLFFVTRSSGVQPSPARSSSYSEANEPDVQMSNGSKSLSMVDLQDSRMLDGGTSTPGASDPLSDSQGSAGQLPGVWTARTPQNSLAGMATVRRAGQTPTTPGTEGAPGRPQLLAPLSFQNPVYQMAAGLPLSPRGLGDSGSECHSSLSSHSNSEELAASKHSGGGFGGAAAEDLARRPGELARRQMSLTEKGGQSAVPRQNSAGPQRRIDQPPPPPPPPVTRGRTPPSLLNTMQYPRPSSGSMLSSSPDWPGSGARLRQQSSSSKGDSPEMKQRTMHKQAPSPVNPNALDRTAAWLLNMNMQFLEDESFDPDPKHRDKLRSKEELSQAEKDIVVLQDKLRISAKKLEEYESRFKCQEETTQKLMLEYQARLEEGEERLRRQQEDKEIQMKGIISRLMSVEEELKKDHAEMQAAVDSKQKIIDAQEKRIASLDAANARLMSALTQLKERYSMQTRNGISPTNPTKLQITENGEFRNSSNC